ttctgcaggaacttgctgtggttcttcaagctcttcaagtgcttccactgctatgtcaccctcaggtgccgctgcctcaggttgtgcctcaggttgtgcttctgcaggaacttgctgtggctcttcaagctcttcaactgcttccactgctatgtcaccctcaggttgtgcctcaggttgtgcttctgcaggaacttgctgtggctcttcaagctcttcaagtgcttccactgctatgtcaccctcaggtgccgctgcctcaggttgtgcctcaggttgtgcttctgcaggaacttgctgtggttcttcaagctcttcaagtgcttccactgctatgtcaccctcaggtgccgctgcctcaggttgtgcctcaggttgtgcttctgcaggaacttgctgtggctcttcaagctcttcaactgcttccactgctatgtcaccctcaggttgtgcctcaggttgtgcttctgcaggaacttgctgtggctcttcaagctcttcaagtgcttccactgctatgtcaccctcaggtgccgctgcctcaggttgtgcctcaggttgtgcttctgcaggaacttgctgtggctcttcaagctcttcaagtgcttccactgctatgtcaccctcaggtgccgctgcctcaggttgtgcctcaggttgtgcttctgcaggaacttgctgtggctcttcaagctcttcaactgcttccactgctatgtcaccctcaggttgtgcctcaggttgtgcttctgcaggaacttgctgtggctcttcaagctcttcaagtgcttccactgctatgtcaccctcaggtgccgctgcctcaggttgtgcctcaggttgtgcttctgcaggaacttgctgtggctcttcaagctcttcaactgcttccactgctatgtcaccctcaggtgccgctgcctcaggttgtgcctcaggttgtgcttctgcaggaacttgctgtggctcttcaagctcttcaagtgcttccactgctatgtcaccctcaggttgtgcctcaggttgtgcttctgcaggaacttgctgtggctcttcaagctcttcaactgcttccactgctatgtcaccctcaggtgccgctgcctcaggctgcgcaatgtcaagctccttttgatcttcaggctcaagtgtctgaatcacctcaagctgcgcaatgtcaagctccttttgatcttcaggctcgagtgtctgaatcacctcaggctgcgcaatgtcaagctccttttgatcttcaggctcaagtgtctgaatcacctcaggctgcgcaatgtcaagctccttttgatcttcaggctcgAGTGTCTGAATgacctcaggctgcgcaatgtcaagctccttttgatcctCAGGTtcaagtgtctgaatcacctcaggctgcgcaatgtcaagctccttttgatcttcaggctcgggtgtctgaatcacctcaggctgcgcaatgtcaagctccttttgatcttcaggctcgagtgtctgaatcacctcaggctgcgcaatgtcaagctccttttgatcttcaggctcaagtgtctgaatcacctcaggctgcgcaatgtcaagctccttttgatcttcaggctcgggtgtctgaatcacctcaggctgcgcaatgtcaagctccttttgatcttcaggctcgagtgtctgaatcacctcaggctgcgcaatgtcaagctccttttgatcttcaggctcaagtgtctgaatcacctcaggctgcgcaatttcaagctccttttgatcttcaggctcaagtgtctgaatcacctcaggctgcgcaatgtcaagctccttttgatcttcaggctcgagtgtctgaatcacctcaggctgcgcaatgtcaagctccttttgatcttcaggttcaagtgtctgaatcacctcaggctgcgcaatgtcaagctccttttgatcttcaggctcgagtgtctgaatcacctcaggctgcgcaatgtcaagctccttttgatcttccggctcaagtgtctgaatcacctcaggctgcgcaatgtcaagctccttttgatcttcaggctcaagtgtctgaatcacctcaggctgcgcaatgtcaagctccttttgatcttcaggctcaagtgtctgaatcacctcaggctgcgcaatgtcaagctccttttgatcttcaggctcaagtgtctgaatcacctcaggctgcgcaatgtcaagctccttttgatcttcaggctcaagtgtctgaatcacctcaggctgcgcaatgtcaagctccttttgatcttcaggctcaagtgtctgaatcacctcaagctgcgcaatgtcaagctccttttgatcttcaggctcaagtgtctgaatcacctcaggctgcgcaatgtcaagctccttttgatcttcaggctcgggtgtctgaatcacctcaggctgcgcaatgtcaagctccttttgatcttcaggctcaagtgtctgaatcacctcaggctgcgcaatgtcaagctccttttgatcttcaggctcgAGTGTCTGAATgacctcaggctgcgcaatgtcaagctccttttgatcctCAGGTtcaagtgtctgaatcacctcaggctgcgcaatgtcaagctccttttgatcttcaggctcgggtgtctgaatcacctcaggctgcgcaatgtcaagctccttttgatcttcaggctcaagtgtctgaatcacctcaggctgcgcaatgtcaagctccttttgatcttcaggctcaagtgtctgaatcacctcaggctgcgcaatttcaagctccttttgatcttcaggctcaagtgtctgaatcacctcaggctgcgcaatgtcaagctccttttgatcttcaggctcaagtgtctgaatcacctcaggctgcgcaatgtcaagctccttttgatcttcaggctcaagtgtctgaatcacctcaggctgcgcaatgtcaagctccttttgatcttcaggctcgagtgtctgaatcacctcaggctgcgcaatgtcaagctccttttgatcttcaggctcaagtgtctgaatcacctcaggctgcgcaatgtcaagctccttttgatcttcaggctcaagtgtctgaatcacctcaggctgcgcaatgtcaagctccttttgatcttcaggctcgagtgtctgaatcacctcaggctgcgcaatgtcaagctccttttgatcttcaggttcaagtgtctgaatcacctcaggctgcgcaatgtcaagctccttttgatcttcaggttCAAGCTTTTTGAATGCAATTTTCTCTGTATGTTCacgctccttttttttgttttcttgtgtgATTTCTTCTTGATGatcgtttgtttttaatttttctttttgtggtttattttcttttgggaGTTGAACTTCTTGGGGATCTTGGTTTGTGGTCGAGTCCTGTTTTTTTAGTTGTGGTTGGtgccactgctgctgctcggCTGTTTCATGAGCGTGAGCAAAACTTTTTTTCGGGTCAAGTATTTTGGTGTTTTGAGGCAGTGATTGCCTTTTTTGATTTGCTTCTTtacatgtttgttttttactaATTGTTTCAGTTAGTGGCGTTTGGGCACTGCTGATGCGTGCCTCCTTAGCTTTGAGGTATATCGTCCTTCTCTCCATTTCTTGAAGGATGTCACCTCTGTTgatttgttcatttttttccattcgttGGCGTAATTTGCCTTCATCTTCAACCACGCCAACTACCTTCTTTAGTTCATGAAACGCCTCTTGCAGTAGAAGGTATGACCTTCGCAGGTCTACCATGATTTCCATGTAACTGAAGTAATGCTTTGTGTCAAGTGCTATTCTTTCTTGTATATTTTTCTGATACTGCCTCTCAACAAGCCGTTGGCGCTGTTTGGCGTGCATATCCCTCAGAACTTGTCTGTGAGTTTCACTGCGCTGTTTGTCTTTAATATCCAACGTTTCGCGCGTTTTGGCACTTATGTGttcatatttttcctttgataTTCGGTCAATAGTCTCCTGCACTTTTGGCAAGAGAGTATCGAGCATGCGGTCAATGCGGCGTAGGGTGCGGTTGCGttcgttttcttcctttttccgaATCCTCGCAGAAACCTCCTTGTCTAACTCATGCTGTGTTTTGTCATGGTCGTATTTTGTTAGCACCTGCTGTAGGCGTGAAGACCGCCATAGTCTAATATTACTGTCAATTTGCGCGATTTCCTCCTCAATTGAAGGACTGTCATTAACAATGTGTCGTTgactaaaaaaaacagagtttAACACAGGTTGCCCGGCATCAGGAAGGGACTTGCTCACCTCTGTATAAAACGTCATATCGTGCATTGCATCACTAACCAACAACCCCTTAGCCACATcatctgctgctgcagcgccGGCGTACACGGACGGTCCTTTCGGACGCCggaaagaggagagggggaGATAATCCGGCTTTGAGGGTTTGGCAGGGATCTTCAATTGCTTGCTATCGACCTCTGTGCTGACTTGCTCCAGTAGTGGTTCTGCAACCGTCGACGTTGTTGTAGGTTGCTCCTTGGCCTGCTCCTGAGGCGATCTCCCCTCGCCTGGGGAATTATTATACATTGCTACTGCTGTtgctattttccccctttccaccccCTTCTCGACTCCTTCTTTCCTATTTTCTACGCCTTGTACTGCGGGGGCTGATGTATATGTCTACTTACACTTGTTACTGAGGAGGTAGTAGGTGAGAGAGCGACCAATTTAGCAGCAGCACAAGCCGGGGTGCGTGGTTGTGGGCGCGTGGGTCACAAAGTGTAGGGAAATTATACACGTGTGCACACGAACGTGTACACATATATGCGGCCACCGTGTGAATGGAACtcggtgtgtgtgtcttcGCACGCAGGTGGGCAGCTTTTATTGTTAACGAATCTCCACCTCGTACTGGATATCAACACTGTCACTAGTTTTCTTCACTGTCTGTGTTGGCTGCTGGATCGTCCCCGCCTGCGTTCGCCCCCTCCAGATTGGGATGAAACTCAGGAGTGAGGGAGACAACGGGCTCATGCGGATGAATACCATGCTTGAGGATAAAAACCTCCGGGTGCTGCTGCAAATACCCCAAAATACCTCCAGAACCTCGCCGTAAAATTGCACGCCGTAGCTCGCTGCTGATAAATTTTGGCAGGTGCGAAGGAAGCAGGTTTCGGGATCTACAAACCGCCAACCGCGCTGCTACAAGAGACACCATGAATCGGAGTTGCTCTTCTGGGTCCGTCAAGAGTCGCTTGTGGTGCTCAGACGCTTGGCCAGAAACGGGGATATGGCTGGTGATGTTTATGTTCTGCTCGCACTCGCTTGATTCGTCCCCTTCTGGCGCGACTGGGGCCATGCGTTGGACACACAATTCCGGGGGGCATTCCACCAGACGGAACAAATGTGGGTATTTCCTGATCCACGTGCGAGAGCGTGCGTCGGTTATGCGGCGTATGTTTTCCGGGAGGAGCTGTGGTAGGTGACCTGTTACAATAAGGGTACCGTCTATGGGGAGAAGATCGAACACGTAGTACGCAAGGACGTCAGGATGgcaaaaaggggaaggccCCAGTTCGTGCAGAGCTATGCAACGCAGCAACAGACGTTTCCTGTCTATGAGGCGAACTCGTTTGTGATTTGGAAGCTTTTGCAAGCTCTTCGGTACCCATTCGTTCGTCTCCTCCAGTTCCTTTTTCAGCTCTTCGCATGTTTTCTCTTGGTAGAGGGCAGGTAAGCAGCGGGCCTTATCGAGCCAGAAACGCACTCCGACGATCCGGGATGAATCAATAGGGTCGTACTCAAAGTCGAGAATAGATTGTGCTGTTTCGGCATTCCCAACTTTTCCtgctttgctttcttccccACCAATAGCGAGAACAACTGCCAGTGGCTGTGTCAACCACTTCCCAGCTATCTCATCCAGCTCGGGCAGCTTTGTAAACGCTTCCGTGTGTAGAACGCGGCACAGGCGGTAGAGGTTATAATCCTCCACCAATTTATTTTCTGGGTTTGGGATGGCACGGAGCACGATGCGGCTGTAGGCAGCGGCGGAGGTAAAACATAGAAACAATGTAGTTTTCACCCGTGTATCCGGCGAAGAGTCTGAGGGTTGCGAGGCGTCACAACATTCGGGGCGTATCGCTTCAAGGGCGACCTTTGCCGTTTCGCCATTCAACTCTGCCCAGCGAAAGGCATGAAGTCGCTGCCCCTCACTGCAATCCACCGTTGCCCGCTCAACACCAGCCACCATCTCACCACTCCAGGAAGTTGTGTTTTCAGTTAGTTTATGTGCTGTGTATTCCGCTACAAGCATCCACAACTGTATTCCAGAATTTGGCTTGAGCCACTCCTGCAAGACTCGTTCCATGCTCTCGATAGATCTGCTCTCATTGCTGTTGGCCCGCCCTCCCCCTTCAGCACAATGTCCGCTAAATGTTGCAGCTCCGGTTCTACTCTGTATTATGTCTTctaagggaagaaagagacGAAACGATGTCCCTCCGCTTACCTCACCACCTACTTCTTGGATTAATTCAACGTATAAAATTCCGTTACCACCGCAGGAGAGCCGATACCGCGACGGAAACCCTTGCAAGTGACTCTTGAGACCATTTGGAAGGCTCTCAATCACCTCATCTGGGAGGAGCTTGGCTAGCTCCGTCAGAGGAACTACGCGGTTGTGTGCCACAAAGGGGAATACGGGATCAGTCCGCTCCTCCGCATCACCACAAGGGGTTTTGGGCACTCTTGAACGGACCGCCCTGTCCGCTGGCACCCCGTGGGGGAGAGTGTGCACAGCGAGGCACGCTAAGCGAAGAGACGTGGTCCGCAGCACGTCTTTGCGATCGCCATGCCTGTCAAACACGCTAAATGCGACTTTCCGGCGTAAAGCCACAGAGAAAGAGCCCCCGTATCGGCTTGGAAGCAACCCACAACCCCTTGGAACAGGCACCCCCACAAAACATTTCCCAGTAACCCTCATGCAGCCTTTACCTCCTGCTAAGttacctaattttttttttttttgctccttcgGTAGGTACCGCACTGCACTGTCCTTACCTCTTTCCAATTCCACCTTATGCACCCCAGAGGGGGTGGGGGTTCTGTTATTGAAGGCGAGGGTAAGAAGAAGATACACTCAGACACATTCGCCCACGCGCATCCGCATATGCGCGTgactgtgtgtttgtgcgtgtttttttttcatatgtaAGCAGAGGGGAAACCAAACCGAGCCAGGGACAACCACGACGGCTCTATACGTTAATCAAACGCAGCTATGAACAAGGGAAGGCAAACCTTAGTCACGTACGAAGGTAGTCCTTTCACTTGGACTTTATGTAATCCAGTGAAAAACGTGGGactctttcccccttcggtTTATTCTCCTCCTCAGGGGGagcggaagaaaatgaacCCGTGACAAGCGATAAAATTGTCGTAAACCAGCTCCAAAGGGCGGGATCTCGCGTTACGAcaaggcgaaaaaaaaacgtgggCGAGCTAAATCACCTCTGCTGCATGTTTCTTGTACCTTTCGACGATCCACTTTGTGCGCTGCTTCAGATCAACAATGGGGCTGGGATAGGCCGATCCACCAACGATGCTGCCCCCAAGCGGTAGCTccgtcttttccttttttattccgtTGCTTTCCTTCACAGTTCCTTGCACTGTACCTAATGTGCCCTGGTCCGCTGGTCGCCCCTCCTTGCAAAACACATCCCACTTGTGTATCGTCCTCACAGACACATTCCGGAGCTCTGGCACCCATTGTTTGATAAACACGGCCTGCGGATCGTGCTGAGCGGACTGGCGGAACGGGTtaaagaaacgaaaatacGGCTGTGCATCAGCACCCTGGCCCGATGACCAGAGCCAACCGCCGCTGTTATTAGCCACATCGTAGTCCACAGCGACGGTAGCGTACCACCGCTCACCTTCCCTCCAATCCACAAAGAGAACCTTCACAAGAAAATTGGCAATTAACATCCGGCAGCGGTTGTGACACCAACCCGTTTTCGTCAAACAGCGTACCGCAGCGTCCACAAGCGGGAATCCTGTGGCTCCGGACTTGAACGCGGTAAATTCTGCGTCATTCCACTCCCACTGGAAATTAGAGTACTTCTCCAGAAACGGCTCATTGGCAAGCGTCGCACGACATTGTCGCTCACCCTGAGGGGCAACGTCCATCTTTAGTTGCCCCAATGCCAGACGCGGGTTGTGATAGAGTAACATCGAATAGAACTCGCGCCAAATGAGTTGCCTAGTAAATGCATGCTCCTTCCCCAAGTGTAGCAATGCAACCTGCATGGCCTCACGGATAGAGATGGTACCAAATTTTAAATGCGGACTTAAATGTGTCGTTTTGTCCCCCGGAATGTCGTCTCGGATGGCAGAATAATTTTTTGCCGATGCAACGCTTGCCAACCGTAGCAACCCTTCACTTCTTCCGCCCCTATCCACCAGTTCGGGAAAGGTTTGGGGAAGGGCTGCTAAATCAACGTAGTCAACCAGTGAAGAGAACTCATCCGCGGCCATGGCGCTCCTCCTTGCTTGATCTACAGTAGCTTTGACATCTTCCTTTACATGGGAACCGGTAAAAATATCACCGATGGTGGTGGCCTTAGGATTTGGCGCTTGTATGTCGCTGAAGTGCTCCTGTAGAACGGCACGATAAAAAGGACTGAAGACACGGTACGGTTTTCCATTCTTGTTAGTTACTACATCCGGGGGGAGTAGTGTATAATCCATGTTGCTGGTGACACACCGTACACCCCGTTTCACACACCATTCTTCGAGCTGAAGATCACGTTTACGTGCAAAAGGCGTAATATCGCGGTTAAAACCAAGCTGTTTGATGTCGTAACCAGAGGAACGAACCACCTCGAGACAGTCACAATCACTACCACGAAGACAAACTAGACGTCCACCAAGCTGAACAGTATCCAAATGTTTCAGTGATTGGCATAGGAACTCAAAGCAAGCCTTACCGAAATAAGGGTTCTTATCGGGGTCACACTGCCTTGGATTGAAAAAGAACAGGGGAATGACGGGTAGCGACTGTTTGCCAGCCCGTTctatcagcagcagcagaccGGTGTTGTCAGTCACACGGAAATCTCGCCTAAAAATGAACACCGCTGCTGGGAGCGGTTGACTCGGGGTTCGCTGCCTCTTGACGGCGACAACACGACTCGGTACGTACATACCACCCTTGCCTTTGGGGGAGAGAAACGGGGTGCAGAAAATGTGTGTACAAACTCAAACGGAGACGCGCTAGCATGTAAGTGCCTCACAAACACGGTCTTTCACTTCCGATCGTTGGGGTGATCTGTGAAATATGTACCCTTGTGAGCCTGGTACAACTGTGCACCCGGGGGACTTTGCAGACGTCACAGGAACCTGCGACGGCGACATAGTTTATGTGAAACTATGTACGTACCGAATTGCGATTTCCGTTCAACCTCCCCAGCCAACACCTAACGGTAACGGTTGACAgactgggggggggggggaacacCAGTCGAAAGCCGCTTTTGTCGTGGAAAGAAAGCGACGTACGACCAAAAGAAACAGCACCGTTTTGATCCTCCAACCGCGCACAGTTCCGTGGTGCCTAATTTTCCTGTGACATCCTTCGACCTGGGTAGAGGTTATAAGTGAAAAAGTTAGTGCCATTTAGATAGGGACGCACCATCACACCAATCCAGTGCCGCAAATTCATGCTTGTGAAGGGCTCTTTCGACAACCGGTTTTTTTTAGCCCAACTCCACACACCCCGCCTTCATGTTAGCTTCTGGCAGTGAGTCTGACAATATCAACCGGAGTGCAGACATCAATGTCGCATAATTTAGATTGcacttctttccattttttcatcttcattGCAGTGGTTACCTTTCCCCGCTTCGTCTTGCCAGGTACTGTTGTCCGACCTCCTTTGCATGACGTGGGAACTTCTCGCAGATACGGTAGTAAGGCAAGAAGACCATTGTTACTGCACACGAAACAACACTCAGTATTTTTGCTGTTGGGATCCTCCACACTGCCCTCATTCACAACATCCCCACGTTGACTGCTTCTAGAGCCACTCACCGCCCGCCTGCAATGATCAGAAATTAGAGACTTCCAGCCAGCGTGGTCCCAAACCCACGCGTAGGCAAGGCAACAACCAAAACGcatagaaaaaaatggggctGTAGCAATGGTGCCGATGCGCGTAAGCTCCGGAATGGTGACGCACAGAGTTGCACCACTCTCTTCCTGATCCTTCGGtttcaaaagcaaaagtgcACCTCCCACTTCCTGATGTTGCCGCCCCCCTCTTGCCGAAAATTTCAAAAGGACACGTTGGTGGGCATTGGAGGGCGAATGGTACAGACGTGCCACCCCCGAATTGCGCCAGACATTCCGTGCACTTTCCCTGCCGAACAACGCGTAGCACCCGGAGAGTAGTTGCAAAGTTTCTCGTTCCTCTTCGCCGATCGCCCGTGCGGAGTATGCGTAACCATTACTCCTGCATAGCCCCACGGTCCCGGCAACCTCTTCAGAATCGTCACACCATTGCCTCCACGTGGCCGCAACTGGTGACACGACACTGGAGAACAAATGCCTCGAAAGCTGGAAGTGGCAGGCGCGGTACGACCACGTGTTGCACGTCCTACTACTACCAAGGGCGTCAGCATTACGAATGCGGCGTACAGAAACCGCAAGTACTGTCACCACACATTGGTGGATGGGAAAACTGGTACAGTCAACAATGTCCGTAAATGGCGGAAACGATGGGAAAGTAAACACCTTGACGCCTCCTAACGCCCTTTTTGTTGGCGTCAGGGATGATGACTTagttgaaagaaaaacatttgAATTTTCAGCCTCCAAAAACTCGCTACTCTCGCTCTTCCCAGCTGTTGCAGAGTGCCATCTCATCATTGCCTTGTCTACTCGCTGCCGCACCCATGAATGGCTGGGCAGAACCGCTTTTTCACCACATTCCTGTGCGGCTGCCCCAGCACAACACCAGACCTCTAACATGGAACTCAGAAAACCCACCGCCGGGCATGGATTCCAGTGCGAAATGAGACAGAAGCTGAGGTGTCGCCGCGCTTGTGGGCCGAAATACACTGGACAAGGCGCAATCAAGTAGTATGTATCTCCTCTTCCCACTTTTCCATCGCGCACAAGCACCAGTGTCACAGCAACTACAGGGTTTGATTGTACCGTGCAAGCATCCTGTGGGAACGGGTAACCAGCGGCTTTGGCGGCGGCAGACCACACGTAGCCGTAGTAGACACTACAGCCGTTGGTTTGCCATGTTCCGCCGGTGGGATCCGGGGTTGTTTTGCTAAGGCGAAAACTTTTAGTGTAACCCATGGCCGGCGGGTTTTCATTCGTACGCATTATTAGTAGATTCATTAGCTCCTCTGGCGAAAAACGCCTCTCCATGTTCAGCTGCTGCAGGCGCCACACGCACATGTGAGACCTTTCAGCAACGAAGCACATGGGTGGTGGGACAGCCGTTAACTTGCCCCTGTGCTGTCTCACAACTTTTGAAGTCAT
The genomic region above belongs to Trypanosoma brucei brucei TREU927 chromosome 10, whole genome shotgun sequence and contains:
- a CDS encoding deoxyribodipyrimidine photolyase, putative, giving the protein MYVPSRVVAVKRQRTPSQPLPAAVFIFRRDFRVTDNTGLLLLIERAGKQSLPVIPLFFFNPRQCDPDKNPYFGKACFEFLCQSLKHLDTVQLGGRLVCLRGSDCDCLEVVRSSGYDIKQLGFNRDITPFARKRDLQLEEWCVKRGVRCVTSNMDYTLLPPDVVTNKNGKPYRVFSPFYRAVLQEHFSDIQAPNPKATTIGDIFTGSHVKEDVKATVDQARRSAMAADEFSSLVDYVDLAALPQTFPELVDRGGRSEGLLRLASVASAKNYSAIRDDIPGDKTTHLSPHLKFGTISIREAMQVALLHLGKEHAFTRQLIWREFYSMLLYHNPRLALGQLKMDVAPQGERQCRATLANEPFLEKYSNFQWEWNDAEFTAFKSGATGFPLVDAAVRCLTKTGWCHNRCRMLIANFLVKVLFVDWREGERWYATVAVDYDVANNSGGWLWSSGQGADAQPYFRFFNPFRQSAQHDPQAVFIKQWVPELRNVSVRTIHKWDVFCKEGRPADQGTLGTVQGTVKESNGIKKEKTELPLGGSIVGGSAYPSPIVDLKQRTKWIVERYKKHAAEVI